A window of the Gammaproteobacteria bacterium genome harbors these coding sequences:
- a CDS encoding response regulator — protein MASKNADGDLKGLKVLVIDDSKTIRRTAETLLAKEGCEVLTAVDGFEALSKIADHKPDIIFVDIMMPRLDGYQTCALIKHNQTFKHTPVIMLSSKDGLFDRARGRIVGSEQYLTKPFTKDELVNAIHHHVRRPAGGQQVSGNA, from the coding sequence GTGGCCAGCAAAAATGCCGACGGCGATCTCAAGGGCCTCAAGGTCCTGGTGATCGATGACAGCAAGACTATTCGTCGCACCGCAGAAACGTTGCTGGCGAAGGAAGGCTGTGAAGTGCTCACCGCGGTGGACGGATTCGAGGCGCTGTCCAAGATTGCCGACCACAAACCGGACATCATTTTCGTGGACATCATGATGCCACGCCTCGACGGCTATCAGACTTGCGCCCTGATCAAGCACAACCAGACTTTCAAGCACACGCCGGTCATCATGCTGTCCAGCAAGGACGGGCTGTTTGACCGCGCGCGGGGTCGCATCGTGGGTTCCGAACAGTATTTGACCAAGCCGTTCACTAAGGATGAGCTGGTGAACGCGATTCATCACCATGTGCGCCGACCGGCAGGCGGCCAACAGGTGTCTGGCAACGCGTAA
- a CDS encoding response regulator — protein MATVLIVDDSPTEVHVLKTWLEKNGFATISAESGEEGIRKAREEKPDAIIMDVVMPGMSGFQATRQLSKDPDTSGIPVVMVTTKDQETDKIWGMRQGAVAYLPKPVTEKQVVDKIREVTRP, from the coding sequence ATGGCAACCGTACTCATCGTTGACGATTCCCCCACCGAAGTGCACGTGCTCAAGACGTGGCTGGAAAAAAACGGTTTTGCGACCATTTCCGCCGAAAGCGGCGAAGAAGGCATTCGCAAGGCACGCGAGGAAAAGCCCGATGCCATCATCATGGACGTGGTCATGCCCGGCATGAGCGGTTTTCAGGCCACACGTCAGTTGTCCAAGGACCCGGACACTTCCGGCATACCCGTGGTCATGGTAACCACCAAGGATCAGGAAACCGACAAGATCTGGGGCATGCGTCAGGGCGCAGTCGCGTACCTGCCAAAACCGGTCACCGAAAAGCAGGTGGTCGACAAGATTCGTGAAGTCACCCGTCCCTGA
- a CDS encoding chemotaxis protein CheW codes for MTTALDELRAQPFELLQELERRSRVVASGRGRESGSQEEWVGVGFRVGDIFLVAARTEVREVLPFSGITKLPGAKPWLLGLANVRGQLLPITDLNAFFGGTPTNIGRNARVIMVNHPDIPAGLLVDEVRGFRRFVASEQVSAMPDISPGMMPFIGRAYDAGDQIWGVLGVQALVESQTFLDAAR; via the coding sequence ATGACTACCGCACTCGACGAACTGCGCGCGCAACCATTCGAACTCCTGCAGGAGCTCGAACGCCGCAGCCGTGTCGTGGCGTCGGGCCGCGGTCGTGAGAGCGGCAGTCAGGAAGAATGGGTCGGTGTGGGATTTCGCGTGGGAGATATTTTTCTGGTGGCGGCACGCACCGAGGTGCGTGAAGTGCTGCCGTTCTCGGGCATCACCAAACTGCCGGGGGCCAAACCCTGGCTGCTGGGATTGGCGAATGTGCGCGGACAGTTGTTGCCGATCACCGATTTGAATGCTTTCTTTGGCGGCACACCGACCAACATCGGGCGCAACGCGCGGGTCATCATGGTGAATCACCCGGACATTCCCGCCGGGCTGCTGGTGGATGAGGTGCGTGGATTCCGGCGCTTCGTCGCGTCTGAACAGGTGTCGGCGATGCCGGACATCTCGCCGGGCATGATGCCGTTCATCGGCCGCGCCTACGACGCCGGCGACCAGATTTGGGGAGTGCTGGGAGTACAGGCGCTGGTGGAAAGCCAGACGTTTCTGGACGCGGCGCGCTGA
- a CDS encoding methyl-accepting chemotaxis protein, protein MAVTQKRSYKALYLLLILALILIGLAVWNMVMVGRNSAQDARFTALITRQAVQSQLLVQTADQALAGKHGAFQGLLDMRQQFDSGINILQKGDVQSGLPAASGDTLLEVNVLQQQWQKARTALEPILAGRDAILAANQAAAAVNQNMPGLLQSWNTLVNDLARRGAGNTLVYAAKQPYYGQLIQRDLNLLVSGGNGDAASLKQELPDAIQNFNRITQGTLVGDAPLGMTAVTDPGLGAPLRDIKNQYDKFGASLRALSPMIGSLVEARQANLSLHDLGGQMLTTTQAIATSYRDQIGGRLYHPYLGYILGAFGLLLLLIILWRYVLSGDARRAASQQQQQTERNQQAILRLLDELGSLADGDLTVQATVSEDITGAIADSINYALEALRGLVRTINDTAVQVDAAARHTQATATHLAEASKNQSKQIITASTSITQMAHTIEQVSVNADRSAKVAQQSVDIAHKGGEAVRRTIDGMNNIRETIQETSKRIKRLGESSQEIGDIVELINDIAEQTNILALNAAIQASMAGEAGRGFAVVADEVQRLAERSANATRQIEALVKTIQTDTNEAVISMEQSTAGVVSGAQLAENAGTALNEIEKVANNIATLVQNISNSARQQAQTAGEMTRTMNVIREITAQTTEGTLATAQSIGKLAALATEMRKSVAGFKLPTSVGQETTIIAPSQEMQSSAA, encoded by the coding sequence ATGGCTGTGACACAGAAACGTTCCTACAAGGCTTTGTATCTGCTGCTGATACTGGCGCTGATTCTGATCGGCTTGGCGGTCTGGAACATGGTGATGGTAGGGCGCAATTCCGCCCAGGACGCCCGCTTCACGGCGCTGATCACGCGCCAAGCCGTGCAGTCGCAGCTGCTGGTGCAAACCGCGGATCAGGCTCTGGCCGGCAAGCATGGCGCCTTTCAGGGCCTGCTGGACATGCGTCAGCAATTTGATAGCGGCATCAACATCCTGCAGAAGGGGGATGTGCAGAGCGGCCTGCCTGCGGCCAGCGGCGATACCTTGTTGGAAGTCAATGTGCTGCAGCAGCAGTGGCAAAAGGCGCGCACCGCATTGGAGCCGATCCTTGCGGGCCGTGACGCCATTCTGGCAGCGAATCAGGCCGCCGCTGCCGTCAATCAAAACATGCCCGGCCTGCTGCAGTCCTGGAATACCCTGGTCAATGATCTGGCGCGGCGCGGCGCGGGCAATACGCTGGTGTACGCGGCCAAGCAACCGTATTACGGGCAGCTCATCCAGCGCGATCTCAATCTGCTGGTGAGCGGCGGCAACGGGGACGCGGCCTCCCTGAAGCAGGAGCTGCCGGATGCCATCCAGAATTTCAACCGCATCACCCAGGGTACGCTGGTGGGCGACGCGCCGCTCGGCATGACCGCGGTTACGGATCCAGGCCTGGGTGCGCCGCTGCGCGATATCAAGAACCAATACGACAAGTTTGGTGCCAGCCTGCGCGCCCTCAGCCCGATGATCGGTTCACTGGTAGAGGCACGCCAAGCCAACCTCAGCCTGCATGATCTCGGCGGCCAGATGCTCACCACCACTCAGGCCATCGCCACCAGCTACCGCGACCAGATTGGCGGGCGCCTGTATCACCCGTACCTGGGCTACATTCTCGGCGCCTTCGGCCTGCTGCTGCTGTTGATTATCCTGTGGCGCTACGTGCTCAGCGGCGACGCGCGCCGCGCGGCCAGCCAGCAGCAGCAACAAACCGAGCGCAACCAACAGGCCATTCTGCGACTGCTGGACGAACTCGGCTCGCTGGCTGACGGCGACCTTACCGTGCAAGCCACCGTGTCGGAAGACATCACCGGAGCGATCGCCGACTCCATCAACTACGCGCTCGAGGCGCTGCGCGGCCTGGTGCGCACCATCAACGACACCGCGGTGCAGGTGGATGCCGCTGCGCGCCACACGCAGGCCACCGCCACGCATCTGGCCGAAGCGTCCAAGAACCAGAGCAAGCAGATTATTACCGCATCCACCTCCATCACCCAGATGGCGCACACCATCGAACAGGTGTCCGTGAACGCCGACCGCTCCGCCAAGGTGGCGCAACAGTCCGTGGACATCGCCCACAAGGGCGGCGAAGCGGTGCGCCGCACCATTGACGGCATGAACAACATCCGCGAGACCATCCAGGAAACCTCGAAGCGCATCAAGCGTCTGGGCGAATCCTCGCAGGAAATCGGCGACATCGTGGAACTCATCAACGACATCGCCGAGCAGACCAACATCCTGGCCTTGAACGCCGCCATTCAGGCGTCCATGGCCGGCGAAGCGGGTCGTGGATTCGCGGTGGTGGCGGACGAAGTGCAGCGGCTGGCGGAACGCTCCGCCAACGCCACGCGCCAGATCGAAGCGCTGGTGAAGACCATTCAAACCGATACCAACGAAGCGGTGATCTCCATGGAGCAATCCACCGCCGGCGTGGTGAGCGGGGCGCAACTGGCCGAAAACGCCGGCACCGCGCTCAACGAAATCGAGAAGGTAGCCAACAACATCGCCACGCTGGTGCAGAACATCTCCAATTCCGCGCGCCAGCAGGCCCAGACCGCCGGCGAGATGACGCGCACCATGAACGTGATTCGCGAAATCACGGCGCAGACCACCGAGGGAACCCTGGCGACCGCGCAGTCCATCGGCAAGCTCGCGGCCCTGGCCACGGAGATGCGCAAATCCGTGGCCGGCTTCAAGCTGCCGACGAGCGTGGGCCAGGAAA